A genomic segment from Tuwongella immobilis encodes:
- a CDS encoding DUF1549 and DUF1553 domain-containing protein gives MRSAFQPRWALGLLTWLSASVLLAADPHWAFQPLRSTEPPAIIDPEWKSPIDRYLRSAMHAKGLQPVALADRRTLLRRVTLDLTGLPPTPEEIAAFLADSSPQAWERVVERLLASPHYAERWGRHWLDVARYADTAGDGADYPVPNAYRYRNYVIRSFAADKPFDQFLKEQFAGDLLAKAAIRDQKMTPDAYADAITATGYLAIGKRFGYNVNTEFQHLDIADNLETIGRSVLGLSIGCARCHDHKYDPISTREYYGLYGILASSQFAFPGGEEHQRPANLVPLLPPEELKQKEAARQAELSQLDSQIRKLATDVRMARSELNGPDGLWNLESATIGKAPPEPWFYGGPITVLAEAQSPFRNVFPAGTRGVRVLPSVPNDGIRATFPTAFHADPGAKLHVNVDFRPLPSSDTPGAHRFFLSHGVITTFALQVSITADALWIRSGEEWQKVASIQSNEWANLQLDLDLEKRKFAGRFTQSGKTISFADKTFDPKWDGVIDTFINDGLGHVPGKITPHDVDNLAFSTVPFLPADQVAVVKELDPAKKAALQTTIQKGDAELQALRLQRNSLAGKELCDHAYGVMEAKAMNARIQRRGEPDKLGDEVPRSFLSVLGGDVLPASAAESGRQHLAEWLTRESNPLTPRVMVNRIWQHHFGRGIVATPSDFGVRGDKPTHPELLDWLAREFQRNGWSIKQMHRIMLHSRAYQLASTATEKQIEADLDNRWLSRFSRRRLDAESIRDGMLAVAGTLDRSMPTTHPFPPMSQWRFTIHNPFHAVYESKHRSVYLMVQRQSRHPYLALFDGADPNISTDVRPFTITPTQALYLMNDPFVHAQSDAFAKRMLAQPGDESARLRFAVESVTGQALDAPQLQKFQSFLANYRKRWQESKLPATQAESAAWAALGRVLMTSNASLYVD, from the coding sequence ATGCGATCGGCGTTTCAACCGCGATGGGCACTCGGTCTGCTGACCTGGCTCAGTGCATCGGTGCTTCTTGCCGCAGATCCCCATTGGGCCTTTCAGCCACTGCGGTCCACGGAACCCCCCGCGATCATCGATCCGGAATGGAAGTCCCCAATTGATCGCTACTTACGATCGGCGATGCACGCCAAGGGACTTCAACCCGTCGCACTGGCAGATCGTCGGACGCTGCTGCGTCGAGTGACGCTCGACCTGACCGGATTACCGCCCACTCCGGAAGAAATCGCCGCGTTCTTGGCCGATTCGTCCCCACAAGCCTGGGAGCGTGTTGTCGAACGATTGCTCGCCTCGCCGCATTATGCGGAGCGCTGGGGCCGCCACTGGTTGGATGTGGCCCGTTATGCCGATACGGCCGGGGATGGAGCCGATTATCCGGTTCCGAATGCCTATCGCTATCGAAATTATGTCATTCGATCGTTTGCGGCAGATAAGCCGTTTGATCAATTTTTGAAAGAACAATTCGCGGGTGATCTCCTGGCTAAGGCCGCGATTCGCGATCAGAAAATGACTCCCGATGCCTATGCGGATGCGATCACCGCAACCGGCTATCTCGCGATTGGCAAACGCTTTGGGTACAACGTCAACACTGAATTCCAACATTTGGACATCGCCGATAATCTGGAAACAATCGGCCGATCGGTGCTGGGGTTGTCGATCGGTTGTGCCCGCTGTCACGATCACAAATACGATCCGATTTCGACCCGCGAGTACTACGGTCTCTACGGAATTCTGGCGAGCAGTCAGTTTGCCTTTCCCGGTGGCGAAGAGCATCAGCGACCCGCGAATCTGGTCCCGCTTTTGCCCCCCGAGGAACTGAAGCAGAAGGAAGCGGCCCGTCAGGCGGAATTGTCGCAACTCGACTCGCAGATTCGCAAATTGGCGACGGATGTCCGGATGGCTCGTTCGGAACTCAACGGTCCCGATGGCCTGTGGAATTTGGAATCGGCCACAATCGGCAAAGCGCCACCCGAACCGTGGTTCTACGGCGGGCCGATTACTGTGTTGGCCGAGGCGCAATCGCCGTTTCGCAATGTGTTTCCGGCGGGGACGCGCGGCGTGCGCGTGCTGCCCAGTGTGCCAAATGATGGCATTCGGGCGACCTTTCCGACGGCGTTTCATGCCGACCCCGGCGCAAAGTTGCACGTGAATGTCGATTTTCGCCCGCTACCCAGCAGCGACACACCCGGCGCGCATCGCTTTTTCCTCAGTCATGGAGTGATTACCACCTTTGCGCTGCAAGTGAGCATCACTGCCGATGCATTGTGGATTCGATCCGGGGAAGAATGGCAGAAAGTGGCGTCGATTCAATCGAATGAATGGGCGAATCTGCAACTCGATCTCGATTTAGAGAAGCGAAAATTTGCAGGTCGATTCACGCAATCCGGCAAGACGATCTCCTTCGCAGACAAGACGTTTGATCCGAAATGGGATGGCGTGATCGATACGTTCATCAACGATGGTTTAGGCCATGTGCCGGGAAAAATCACGCCGCATGATGTCGATAATCTGGCATTCTCAACGGTGCCATTTCTTCCCGCCGATCAAGTCGCGGTCGTGAAAGAACTCGACCCCGCCAAGAAAGCCGCGCTGCAAACCACAATTCAAAAGGGCGATGCCGAACTGCAAGCCCTGCGATTGCAACGGAACTCCCTGGCAGGCAAGGAGTTGTGCGATCATGCCTATGGTGTGATGGAAGCCAAGGCGATGAACGCTCGCATTCAGCGACGCGGCGAACCGGACAAACTGGGCGATGAGGTACCGCGATCGTTTCTATCGGTCCTCGGTGGAGATGTCTTGCCCGCGAGTGCGGCGGAATCCGGTCGGCAGCATCTGGCCGAATGGCTGACCCGCGAATCGAATCCGCTCACGCCGCGGGTGATGGTCAATCGCATCTGGCAGCATCATTTCGGCCGTGGAATCGTGGCCACACCCAGCGATTTCGGCGTTCGCGGCGACAAGCCAACGCACCCAGAACTGCTCGATTGGCTGGCCCGCGAATTTCAGCGCAACGGCTGGTCGATCAAGCAGATGCATCGAATCATGCTGCACTCACGAGCGTATCAACTCGCCTCGACCGCGACCGAAAAGCAGATCGAAGCGGACCTCGACAATCGCTGGTTGAGTCGATTTTCTCGACGGCGATTGGATGCCGAATCGATCCGAGATGGGATGCTGGCGGTGGCTGGCACATTGGACCGATCCATGCCCACGACGCATCCATTTCCGCCGATGAGTCAGTGGCGATTCACGATTCACAATCCGTTCCATGCGGTGTATGAATCGAAGCATCGCAGCGTCTATTTGATGGTGCAACGACAATCGCGGCATCCGTATCTGGCCCTGTTCGATGGTGCCGATCCGAATATCTCGACCGATGTGCGACCGTTTACGATCACGCCAACGCAAGCGCTGTACCTGATGAATGATCCGTTCGTGCATGCCCAATCGGATGCCTTCGCCAAACGCATGCTCGCACAACCGGGCGACGAATCGGCGCGACTACGATTCGCGGTCGAATCGGTCACCGGACAAGCATTGGATGCACCGCAGTTGCAGAAATTCCAATCATTCTTGGCGAATTATCGCAAACGCTGGCAGGAATCGAAGTTGCCGGCCACGCAAGCGGAGTCCGCAGCCTGGGCCGCACTGGGGCGGGTGTTGATGACTTCGAACGCATCCCTTTATGTGGATTGA
- the arsD gene encoding arsenite efflux transporter metallochaperone ArsD has protein sequence MTTLQIYDRALCCSTGVCGPEVDPILPQFAADLQWLASRGVQVERYNLAQQPQAFVANPMVQQRLQQDGTDCLPLVVVDGTICHAGSYPNRSQLQEWTGVKFLTSSLSIVSESHS, from the coding sequence ATGACTACCCTTCAAATCTACGACCGAGCATTGTGCTGTTCCACGGGCGTTTGTGGGCCGGAAGTCGATCCGATTCTCCCGCAATTTGCGGCGGATCTGCAGTGGCTTGCCTCGCGTGGTGTGCAGGTGGAACGGTACAATCTTGCCCAGCAACCACAAGCCTTTGTTGCCAATCCGATGGTGCAACAACGATTGCAGCAAGATGGCACGGATTGTCTGCCGCTGGTCGTGGTCGATGGCACGATCTGTCATGCGGGCAGCTACCCGAATCGGTCGCAACTCCAAGAATGGACTGGGGTTAAGTTCCTGACTTCGTCGTTGTCGATCGTCTCAGAATCGCATTCTTGA
- a CDS encoding heavy metal translocating P-type ATPase, with protein MTVLMLTIHGIIRLGLPPEIRLPGLGVPIRDIPLLLALLAGGGPLVWGLLGKLRRGEFGSDLLAGMSILTAIALGEYLAGTIVVLMLSGGEALEAFAIRQASSVLDALARRMPTLAHRHESGTIHEIPLDTIQIGDTLEILPHDICPVDGTVIAGHGVMDESFLTGEPYQISKAPGSKVISGALNGQHSLTIRADRLPIDSRYANIMKVMRASEQQRPQMRRVADRLGAWYTPMALLLAGLAWLISGESVRFLAVLVVATPCPLLIAIPVAIIGAISLSARRGIIIRDPSILETLPTCTTAIFDKTGTLTAGEPTLTKIELTGKWARETVLRRVGALEQYSKHPLARAVLRVAEAEIARFPVPTQVSEPPGQGMTGTVEETQVIITNRAKARQQFPQMDIPPTSQKAGLECLVVMDDRLAAILRFRDRPRHDSAKFVAHLRPKHALSRTILLSGDRESEVVTLADQVGIDVRHFGKSPEEKWEIVREETQNARTMYLGDGINDAPALAAATVGIAFGTQSDITSEAAGAVILDRTLVKVDELMHISKRLRRIALQSAVGGMTLSIAGMALAATGYLTPVMGAIAQEGIDLIAVLNALRMAWLPRRLQDYDSSLDTRNSRSSEDRNR; from the coding sequence ATGACCGTGCTGATGCTCACCATCCACGGAATCATCCGCCTGGGACTGCCGCCCGAAATACGTCTGCCGGGCTTGGGCGTGCCAATTCGGGACATCCCGCTGCTGCTGGCCTTGCTTGCGGGTGGTGGCCCGCTGGTCTGGGGATTGTTGGGGAAGTTGCGACGCGGGGAATTCGGCTCCGATTTGCTTGCCGGCATGTCGATACTCACGGCGATTGCCCTGGGGGAATACCTCGCGGGCACCATTGTGGTGCTGATGCTGTCTGGCGGCGAAGCGTTGGAGGCGTTCGCCATTCGGCAAGCCTCGTCGGTGTTGGATGCGCTGGCCCGGCGCATGCCGACGTTGGCCCACCGCCATGAGTCGGGGACGATTCACGAGATCCCACTCGATACCATTCAAATTGGCGACACGCTGGAGATTTTGCCGCACGATATTTGCCCCGTCGATGGCACCGTCATCGCCGGTCATGGCGTCATGGACGAATCGTTCCTCACCGGCGAACCGTATCAAATCTCGAAGGCACCCGGCTCGAAGGTGATTTCCGGCGCGCTCAACGGCCAGCATAGCTTAACGATTCGCGCGGATCGACTCCCGATTGATTCCCGATACGCCAACATCATGAAGGTGATGCGTGCCTCGGAACAACAGCGTCCCCAGATGCGTCGTGTCGCGGACAGACTCGGTGCCTGGTATACGCCCATGGCACTGCTGCTGGCGGGGCTGGCGTGGTTGATTTCGGGCGAATCGGTTCGCTTTCTGGCGGTGTTGGTCGTCGCCACCCCCTGCCCGCTGCTGATTGCCATTCCGGTGGCCATCATCGGAGCCATTTCGCTGTCGGCCCGACGGGGCATCATCATCCGCGACCCGTCGATCTTAGAAACCTTGCCCACCTGCACGACTGCCATTTTCGACAAAACGGGCACACTTACCGCTGGCGAACCCACACTGACGAAAATCGAACTCACCGGCAAGTGGGCACGCGAAACCGTCCTGCGACGCGTAGGTGCGTTGGAACAATACTCCAAACATCCGTTGGCTCGTGCGGTGCTGCGAGTCGCCGAGGCCGAGATTGCCCGGTTCCCGGTGCCTACGCAAGTCAGCGAGCCACCCGGTCAAGGGATGACCGGCACCGTCGAAGAGACGCAGGTCATCATCACCAACCGGGCGAAGGCGCGGCAGCAGTTCCCGCAAATGGACATTCCACCGACATCGCAGAAAGCCGGCTTGGAATGTCTGGTGGTGATGGATGACCGGCTGGCGGCGATTCTTCGATTCCGCGACCGCCCCCGGCACGATAGCGCGAAATTCGTCGCCCATCTGCGACCCAAGCATGCCCTGTCACGAACGATTTTGCTGTCCGGCGATCGGGAATCCGAAGTGGTCACGCTGGCCGATCAAGTCGGAATCGATGTGCGACACTTCGGAAAATCGCCCGAAGAGAAATGGGAAATCGTGCGAGAAGAGACGCAGAACGCCCGCACGATGTATCTGGGGGATGGCATTAACGATGCACCCGCGCTGGCTGCGGCGACCGTCGGCATCGCCTTCGGCACGCAGAGCGACATCACCTCCGAAGCCGCCGGCGCGGTGATTCTCGATCGCACATTGGTGAAAGTCGACGAACTCATGCACATCAGCAAGCGATTGCGTCGAATCGCCTTGCAAAGCGCCGTCGGCGGCATGACGCTTAGCATTGCCGGAATGGCTTTGGCCGCAACGGGTTATCTCACCCCCGTCATGGGAGCCATCGCACAAGAAGGCATCGATTTAATCGCGGTGTTGAATGCCCTTCGCATGGCCTGGCTGCCGAGGCGGCTTCAGGATTACGATTCCAGCCTCGATACCCGCAATTCGCGGAGTTCCGAAGACCGCAATCGATGA
- a CDS encoding SDR family NAD(P)-dependent oxidoreductase, with translation MSLKRFDLTGKVALITGGNKGLGKAMARGLAEAGADIFLASRSEESLKSTLDEILTATGRRGGYTVCDVSKRDQVTALAATAEREMGKVDILINNAGTNIPQAIDEITDEVWDNVLEVNLNSIMALTRALVPGMKQRKWGRVIHISSIMGVISKERRNIYSATKAALIGMAKASAIDLGAYGITVNCIGPGPFLTDLPMSLLSDSEKAAFAGMTALNRWGQPDELVGPALLLASDAGAYITGTLLLVDGGYTAR, from the coding sequence ATGAGTCTGAAACGCTTCGATCTCACGGGAAAAGTCGCCCTGATCACCGGCGGAAACAAAGGCTTGGGCAAAGCCATGGCGCGCGGCTTGGCAGAAGCCGGGGCCGACATCTTCCTGGCGAGTCGATCGGAAGAGTCACTAAAATCGACGCTCGATGAAATCTTGACCGCTACCGGACGAAGAGGAGGATATACGGTCTGCGATGTCTCGAAGCGCGATCAGGTGACCGCACTGGCCGCAACCGCCGAGCGGGAGATGGGCAAAGTCGATATTCTCATCAACAATGCAGGAACCAATATCCCTCAAGCGATTGACGAAATCACCGATGAGGTCTGGGATAACGTGTTAGAAGTCAACCTAAACTCCATCATGGCGTTGACGCGCGCGTTAGTGCCGGGAATGAAACAACGCAAATGGGGACGAGTGATTCACATTTCCTCCATTATGGGGGTAATCTCCAAAGAACGGCGGAACATCTACTCGGCCACCAAAGCTGCGCTGATCGGCATGGCCAAAGCCAGCGCCATCGATCTGGGAGCATACGGAATCACGGTGAATTGTATTGGCCCTGGCCCGTTTCTCACGGATTTACCCATGAGTCTGTTATCCGATTCTGAGAAGGCCGCATTCGCGGGGATGACCGCACTCAATCGCTGGGGCCAACCCGATGAGTTGGTCGGTCCCGCACTCTTGTTAGCCAGCGACGCCGGTGCCTATATCACGGGCACTCTGTTATTAGTCGATGGTGGATATACCGCCCGATAA
- a CDS encoding cupin domain-containing protein encodes MAIFEGYALRPGLLCSVIDGPHSVSLAAWEASDLFLAETHVTHYGYVIDGPANIRCDAGEFTLRAGMAFSIPGPCTISNGTGILISQRRIRGVFLITGPLESQGRLRYIDGCTDSLVIPPPLMGDPCLNLLHLPAGTNQSQHTHPSLRMGLILSGRGECITPEGTIPLEPNLAFVIHTDGMHSFRTHHEALRVLAFHPDSDFGPTHENHPMINRTILPDRAMMS; translated from the coding sequence ATGGCAATCTTTGAAGGGTATGCGTTACGACCCGGACTGTTATGCAGCGTGATCGATGGCCCGCATTCGGTGTCGCTTGCCGCCTGGGAGGCGAGCGACCTGTTTCTGGCCGAAACCCATGTCACTCATTATGGTTACGTCATCGACGGCCCGGCGAATATCCGCTGCGATGCCGGCGAGTTCACCCTGCGAGCGGGGATGGCGTTTTCGATTCCCGGCCCCTGCACCATTTCCAACGGGACCGGAATTCTCATCAGCCAACGGCGCATTCGTGGAGTGTTTCTCATCACCGGGCCGTTAGAATCGCAAGGCCGGTTGCGATATATCGATGGCTGCACGGATTCCCTTGTGATTCCGCCTCCGTTAATGGGCGACCCCTGTTTGAATTTGTTACATCTGCCAGCGGGAACCAATCAATCGCAACATACGCATCCCTCGTTGCGAATGGGATTAATTCTCTCTGGGCGAGGTGAGTGCATCACACCCGAGGGAACGATTCCGTTAGAACCGAACCTCGCGTTTGTGATTCATACCGATGGAATGCATTCCTTCCGCACGCATCACGAAGCCCTACGGGTGTTAGCCTTTCATCCGGATAGTGATTTTGGGCCAACGCATGAGAATCACCCGATGATTAATCGCACGATTCTCCCAGATCGGGCCATGATGTCATGA